A portion of the Aricia agestis chromosome 1, ilAriAges1.1, whole genome shotgun sequence genome contains these proteins:
- the LOC121728551 gene encoding uncharacterized protein LOC121728551 produces MYHRVRRKMSLRIRYGLILLSYLSLVLSKSIDIKRGFGTDLDDIDNDIVDFDDEYYFKYNKKLGMTPWSANDYHKDSYKYTIVNHEVTESMKTKNKTEEDRRKDLNKNDTSINLQAILQEKTTELSVIPLELLSTTDIPVEVESTTEDLTVIPLSTEKVPTKITINQTVTVPASTEMSEDFNLTTGFFELTTKPYLNETTTDPEKNVTEEVTTNPIHETAELPSSKEAAHKRESKNIKEIDDSEESIDTNEDVPIFTELDTEDVEEVPEDYYDSKDVVPTSAPKTDALSVLFGFAGSVVGSVMETVAERVMPKGLMDLFKRMQKQNEALEAEKLRSREENGGIGQFTRGVIKSISSGLSKPLTQLMAGARDNGSLDSDHGFVSSLASGVSSVANVANSMVDLFKDRVQAIYPGTVWCGDGRSSSARSGELGLFFFTDTCCRQHDACKLYILAGETKFGLTNTGLFTRSHCSCDAKFRSCLQRTNSLVSSQIGLTYFNVLGPQCFRRAHPIVRCVRRTRITGQRCEEYELDVTKPKMWQWFDNETF; encoded by the exons ATGTATCACAGAGTGAGACGAAAGATGAGTTTAAGGATACGATatggtttaatattattaagttatttatctCTAGTCTTAAGTAAATCTATCGATATCAAACGGGGGTTTGGCACCGACCTCGACGACATCGACAACGATATTGTCGATTTCGAcgatgaatattattttaaatataacaagAAGCTAGGAATGACTCCGTGGAGTGCCAATGATTACCATAAGGACTCCTACAAATACACGATAGTGAACCACGAGGTAACAGAGTCGATGAAAACGAAAAATAAGACAGAAGAAGACAGAAGAAAAGATCTAAATAAGAACGATACAAGTATTAATCTCCAAGCAATTCTGCAGGAGAAGACGACAGAGCTCAGTGTCATTCCCTTAGAGTTACTGAGTACGACAGATATACCTGTGGAGGTTGAAAGCACCACGGAAGATTTGACTGTGATACCCTTGAGCACCGAAAAGGTTCCCACCAAAATAACTATAAACCAAACGGTGACGGTGCCGGCGTCGACGGAGATGTCCGAAGATTTTAATTTGACCACAGGGTTCTTTGAGTTGACTACTAAACCTTATTTAAACGAAACCACCACTGACCCGGAGAAAAATGTAACGGAAGAGGTCACAACAAATCCAATTCATGAAACTGCTGAACTACCGAGCTCCAAGGAAGCTGCTCATAAGCGTGaatctaaaaatataaaggaAATCGATGATAGCGAAGAAAGTATAGATACAAACGAAGACGTACCGATATTCACAGAATTAGATACAGAAGACGTAGAAGAGGTTCCAGAAGATTACTACGATTCAAAAGATGTAGTTCCGACCAGCGCACCAAAAACTGACGCGCTGTCAGTGCTATTCGGTTTCGCTGGGAGTGTAGTCGGGAGTGTTATGGAGACTGTGGCCGAGAGAGTCATGCCTAAGGGACTTATGGATTTGTTCAAAAGGATGCAAAAGCAGAATGAAGCGTTAGAAGCTGAAAAGCTGAGAAGTCGAGAAGAAAATGGCGGTATTG GGCAGTTCACTCGAGGAGTCATCAAGTCCATTTCCTCCGGTCTCAGCAAGCCCCTCACCCAGCTGATGGCTGGAGCTAGAGACAACGGCTCCCTGGACAGCGATCACGGGTTCGTCAGCAGTTTGGCTTCCGGAGTCAGCAGCGTCGCCAACGTCGCTAACTCTATGGTGGACTTGTTTAAGGACAGAGTCCAGGCAATATATCCCG GTACGGTGTGGTGTGGAGACGGACGgtcatcatcagcccgctcCGGGGAGCTGGGGCTGTTCTTCTTCACGGACACCTGCTGCCGGCAGCACGACGCCTGCAAGCTGTACATCCTGGCCGGGGAGACCAAGTTCGGGCTCACCAACACGGGGCTATTCACAAG GTCTCACTGCAGCTGCGACGCAAAGTTCCGGTCGTGCCTGCAGCGCACCAACTCGCTGGTGTCGTCGCAGATCGGCCTCACGTACTTCAACGTGCTCGGCCCGCAGTGCTTCCGCCGCGCCCACCCCATCGTGCGCTGCGTGAGGCGCACGAG gATAACGGGACAGAGGTGCGAGGAGTACGAGCTGGACGTCACCAAGCCGAAGATGTGGCAGTGGTTCGACAACGAGACCTTCTGA